A region of Pseudomonas putida DNA encodes the following proteins:
- the aceE gene encoding pyruvate dehydrogenase (acetyl-transferring), homodimeric type yields the protein MQDLDPIETQEWLDALESVLDKEGEDRAHYLMTRMGELATRSGSQLPYAITTPYRNTIPVTHEARMPGDLFMERRIRSLVRWNALAMVMRTNLKDSDLGGHISSFASSATLYDIGFNYFFQAPTEEHGGDLVFFQGHASPGVYARAFMEGRISEDQMNNFRQEVDGKGLSSYPHPWLMPDFWQFPTVSMGLGPIQAIYQARFMKYLEARGFIPAGKQKVWCFMGDGECDEPESLGAIALAGREKLDNLIFVINCNLQRLDGPVRGNGKIIQELEGVFRGGGWNVNKVVWGRFWDPLLAKDTNGALQRRMDEVIDGEYQNYKAKDGAYVRENFFNTPELKAMVEDLSDEEIWKLNRGGHDPYKVYAAYHQAVNHKEQPTVILAKTIKGYGTGAGEAKNTAHNTKKVDVDSLRHFRDRFDIPVKDADLENLPFFKPEEGSAEAKYLAERRAALGGFVPQRRAKSFSVPTPSLETLKAILDGSGDREISTTMAFVRILAQLVKDKEIGQRIVPIIPDEARTFGMEGMFRQLGIYSSVGQLYEPVDKDQVMFYREDKKGQILEEGINEAGAMSSFIAAGTSYSCHNQPMLPFYIFYSMFGFQRIGDLAWAAGDSRTRGFLIGGTAGRTTLNGEGLQHEDGHSHMMAGTIPNCRTYDPTYGYELAVIIQDGMKKMTEEQQDIFYYITVMNESYQQPAMPAGVEEGIIKGMYLLEEDTREAAHHVQLMGSGTILREVREAAKILREEFNVGADVWSVTSFNELRRDGLAVERANRLKPGQKPQLTYVEECLNGRKGPVIASTDYMKLFAEQIRQWVPSKEFKVLGTDGYGRSDSRKKLRHFFEVDRHFVVLAALEALADRGEIEPKVVADAIVKFGIDPDKRNPLDC from the coding sequence ATGCAAGACCTCGATCCAATCGAAACCCAGGAATGGCTGGATGCCCTGGAGTCGGTCCTCGACAAAGAAGGCGAAGACCGCGCTCATTACCTGATGACCCGTATGGGCGAGCTGGCCACCCGTAGTGGCTCCCAGCTGCCGTATGCGATCACCACGCCATACCGCAACACCATCCCTGTCACCCACGAAGCACGCATGCCTGGCGACCTGTTCATGGAACGCCGCATTCGCTCGTTGGTGCGTTGGAACGCCCTGGCCATGGTCATGCGCACCAACCTGAAGGATTCGGACCTGGGCGGCCACATCTCCAGCTTCGCCTCCAGCGCCACCCTGTACGACATCGGCTTCAACTACTTCTTCCAGGCCCCGACCGAAGAACACGGCGGCGACCTGGTGTTCTTCCAGGGCCACGCTTCGCCAGGCGTCTACGCCCGTGCCTTCATGGAAGGCCGCATCAGCGAAGACCAGATGAACAACTTCCGTCAGGAAGTCGACGGCAAAGGCCTGTCTTCGTACCCACACCCATGGCTGATGCCTGACTTCTGGCAGTTCCCGACCGTTTCGATGGGTCTGGGCCCGATCCAGGCGATCTACCAGGCGCGCTTCATGAAGTACCTCGAAGCCCGTGGCTTCATCCCGGCCGGCAAGCAGAAGGTCTGGTGCTTCATGGGCGACGGCGAGTGCGACGAGCCGGAATCCCTGGGTGCAATCGCCCTGGCCGGCCGCGAGAAGCTGGACAACCTGATCTTCGTCATCAACTGCAACCTGCAGCGCCTCGACGGCCCGGTTCGCGGCAACGGCAAGATCATCCAGGAACTCGAAGGCGTGTTCCGTGGCGGTGGCTGGAACGTCAACAAAGTCGTCTGGGGCCGTTTCTGGGACCCACTGCTGGCCAAGGACACCAACGGTGCCCTGCAGCGCCGCATGGACGAAGTCATCGACGGCGAGTACCAGAACTACAAAGCCAAAGACGGCGCGTACGTGCGTGAGAACTTCTTCAACACCCCAGAGCTCAAGGCCATGGTCGAAGACCTGTCCGACGAAGAGATCTGGAAGCTCAACCGTGGCGGCCACGACCCGTACAAGGTCTACGCGGCTTATCACCAGGCGGTGAACCACAAAGAGCAGCCGACTGTCATCCTGGCCAAGACCATCAAGGGTTACGGCACCGGTGCAGGCGAAGCCAAGAACACCGCGCACAACACCAAGAAGGTCGACGTCGACAGCCTGCGTCACTTCCGTGACCGCTTCGACATCCCGGTCAAGGATGCCGACCTCGAGAACCTGCCGTTCTTCAAGCCAGAAGAAGGTTCTGCCGAAGCCAAGTACCTGGCCGAGCGCCGCGCAGCCCTGGGTGGCTTCGTGCCGCAGCGCCGTGCCAAGAGCTTCAGCGTACCGACTCCATCCCTGGAAACGCTGAAAGCGATCCTGGACGGCTCGGGCGACCGCGAAATCTCCACCACCATGGCCTTCGTGCGCATCCTGGCGCAGCTGGTCAAGGACAAGGAAATCGGCCAGCGCATCGTCCCGATCATCCCGGACGAAGCCCGTACCTTCGGTATGGAAGGCATGTTCCGCCAGTTGGGCATCTACTCGTCGGTCGGCCAGCTCTACGAGCCAGTCGATAAAGACCAGGTGATGTTCTACCGCGAAGACAAGAAGGGCCAGATCCTCGAGGAAGGCATCAACGAAGCCGGCGCCATGTCGTCGTTCATCGCTGCCGGTACCTCGTACAGCTGCCACAACCAGCCGATGCTGCCGTTCTACATCTTCTACTCGATGTTCGGCTTCCAGCGTATCGGCGACCTGGCCTGGGCCGCTGGCGACAGCCGCACCCGTGGCTTCCTGATCGGCGGTACCGCCGGCCGTACCACCCTCAACGGTGAAGGCCTGCAGCACGAAGACGGTCACAGCCACATGATGGCGGGCACCATCCCGAACTGCCGTACCTATGATCCAACCTACGGCTACGAGCTGGCGGTGATCATCCAGGACGGCATGAAGAAGATGACCGAAGAGCAACAGGACATCTTCTACTACATCACCGTGATGAACGAATCCTACCAGCAGCCAGCCATGCCGGCCGGTGTCGAGGAAGGCATCATCAAGGGCATGTACCTGCTCGAAGAAGACACCCGCGAAGCCGCGCACCACGTTCAGCTGATGGGCTCCGGCACCATCCTGCGCGAAGTCCGCGAAGCGGCGAAGATCCTGCGTGAAGAGTTCAACGTCGGTGCCGACGTGTGGAGCGTCACCAGCTTCAACGAACTGCGCCGCGACGGCCTGGCCGTGGAACGCGCCAACCGCCTCAAGCCTGGCCAGAAGCCTCAGCTGACTTACGTCGAAGAGTGCCTGAACGGTCGCAAAGGCCCGGTAATCGCTTCCACCGACTACATGAAGCTGTTCGCCGAACAGATTCGCCAGTGGGTACCGAGCAAAGAGTTCAAAGTCCTGGGTACCGATGGTTACGGTCGCAGCGACAGCCGCAAGAAGCTGCGTCACTTCTTCGAAGTCGACCGTCACTTCGTGGTGCTGGCTGCCCTGGAAGCCTTGGCTGACCGTGGCGAGATCGAACCGAAAGTGGTGGCTGACGCTATCGTCAAGTTCGGCATCGATCCGGACAAGCGCAACCCACTGGACTGCTGA
- the creD gene encoding cell envelope integrity protein CreD: MNKTLGFKLGMIALLMLLLLIPLLLINGLIDERQNLRDSVVRDIAQSASFEQQLSGPLLVVPYRKYQRRWIDKDGERTQETSTIAGHLYFLPETFDADLGVDTELRSRGIYQARLFHAKGRISGRFKLPERWGIDKDYEDYRFDTPFLVVGISDIRGIENGLELTLDERKLPFEAGTGLDWMRGGVHASLPGLDGLQARAFSYGFDLALQGTGQLHVLPVGRTSSVDLRANWPHPSFIGSYLPSRRDIDAQGFTAHWQTSFFATNLEDALRQCATAGQCEDFSGRTFGVSFVDPVDQYLKSERAIKYALLFIALTFAGFFLFEVLKNLSVHPVQYILVGVALAFFYLLLLSLSEHIGFGPAYGLSASACVLLIGFYLSHVLHSLGRGVGFAAGLAALYAMLYGLLSAEDYALLMGSLLCFGLLGVFMVLTRRLDWARVGRAA; this comes from the coding sequence ATGAACAAGACCCTTGGATTCAAGCTCGGCATGATTGCCTTGCTGATGTTGTTGTTGCTGATCCCCCTGCTGCTGATCAATGGGCTCATCGACGAGCGCCAGAACCTGCGTGACAGCGTGGTGCGGGACATCGCCCAGAGCGCCAGTTTCGAGCAGCAGCTCAGTGGGCCATTGCTGGTGGTGCCCTATCGCAAGTACCAGCGCCGCTGGATCGACAAGGACGGCGAGCGTACCCAGGAGACCAGCACCATTGCCGGCCATCTGTACTTCCTGCCGGAAACCTTCGACGCCGACCTGGGTGTCGATACCGAGCTACGATCTCGCGGCATCTACCAGGCCAGGCTGTTTCACGCCAAAGGCCGTATCAGTGGCCGTTTCAAACTCCCTGAGCGTTGGGGTATCGACAAGGATTACGAAGACTACCGGTTCGACACGCCCTTTCTGGTGGTGGGTATCAGCGACATTCGCGGCATCGAGAATGGCCTGGAGCTGACGCTTGACGAACGTAAGTTGCCGTTCGAAGCCGGGACCGGGCTCGACTGGATGCGCGGTGGCGTGCATGCCAGCCTGCCAGGGCTGGATGGTTTGCAGGCGCGTGCGTTCAGCTACGGCTTCGACCTGGCGCTGCAAGGCACTGGCCAGCTGCATGTATTGCCGGTTGGCCGTACCAGCAGTGTCGATCTGCGCGCCAACTGGCCGCACCCAAGCTTTATCGGCAGCTATCTGCCCAGCCGCCGCGACATCGATGCCCAAGGCTTCACTGCGCACTGGCAGACGTCGTTCTTCGCCACCAACCTTGAAGATGCCCTGCGCCAGTGCGCCACTGCCGGGCAATGCGAGGACTTCAGCGGTCGCACCTTCGGCGTCAGTTTTGTCGATCCGGTGGACCAGTACCTGAAGAGCGAACGGGCGATCAAGTATGCCTTGCTGTTCATTGCCCTGACCTTTGCCGGGTTCTTCCTGTTCGAGGTGCTGAAGAACCTGAGTGTGCACCCGGTGCAGTACATCCTGGTCGGTGTGGCGCTGGCGTTTTTCTACCTACTGTTGCTGTCGTTGTCCGAGCACATTGGCTTCGGCCCGGCATACGGGCTATCGGCTTCGGCGTGTGTGCTGCTGATCGGCTTCTACCTCAGCCATGTGTTGCACAGCCTGGGGCGTGGGGTTGGGTTTGCGGCGGGGCTGGCAGCGTTGTACGCGATGCTTTATGGGCTGCTCAGTGCAGAAGACTATGCGCTGTTGATGGGGTCGTTGCTGTGCTTTGGTTTGCTGGGTGTATTCATGGTGCTGACCCGGCGGCTGGATTGGGCGCGGGTGGGGAGGGCGGCATGA
- a CDS encoding putative bifunctional diguanylate cyclase/phosphodiesterase — translation MKSQPDAASRVAAEVVTQLPVPSRLGMLRFERLNEATWAMLYLDPACERQFGLQAGELCALIDSPYASLMEPEARYRLHDEIQSQLARRGYYRVRYTLHAPGASLRLLEAGEAYRQHNRQLLRGYLSVLDDPPEDASDADASDLESRNSRLQLALKLNQRAQQEQLEHLERVRGQQDLILRLARQRYSAENSLLEAAELITQSACEIYKVDSASIWHLEDQRLEPISAWYRHEQEHRLPEAIDASRFPDYLDALHASRAIDAHNASHDPRTRALTQSLRPDNKAMLDASVRVDGQVIGVLCLEQSGQPRAWQSDEIAFAGELADQFAQVITNHNRRTAASALHLFQRAVEQSASAFLLVNRDGVVEYVNPSFTAITQYSTDEVQGRQLAELPALENLSELLFDSPSSLAMGNSWQGEFKSRRKNLEPYWGQLSISKVYGDNRELTHYIGIYEDVTQTKLAQQRIERLAYTDNLTNLGNRPAFIRSLDERFARNDENSMCLLLVDIDNFKRINDSLGHQTGDKLLVSLARRLRNSLSAGGILARFASNEFAVLLDDTRLEDGQGVALQLLRTLDKPMFVDNQLINVTASVGLACAPLHGIDPASLMKNAGLALHKAKANGKHQVQVFTEVLNAEASYKLFVENNLRRALTQNELEVFYQPKLCLRSGRLLGLEALLRWNHPERGMIRPDQFISVAEETGLIIPIGKWVVRQSCRMSQQLREAGMGNLHVAINLSPKQFSDPDLVASISSILKEEALPPHLLELELTEGLLLEATEDTHRQLDELKALGLTLAMDDFGTGYSSLSYLKKFPIDIIKIDRSFINEIPDNQDDMEITSAVVAMAHNLKLKVVAEGIETPAQLAFLRRHRCDVGQGYLFDRPIPGRELAERLKRYPRGPMA, via the coding sequence ATGAAAAGCCAACCCGATGCCGCCAGCCGTGTGGCGGCCGAGGTCGTCACGCAGCTACCCGTGCCCTCGCGGCTCGGCATGCTGCGTTTCGAAAGGCTCAACGAAGCCACGTGGGCAATGCTCTACCTGGACCCTGCCTGCGAGCGCCAGTTCGGCCTGCAGGCAGGCGAACTCTGCGCGCTGATCGATTCACCCTATGCCAGCCTGATGGAGCCCGAAGCCCGTTACAGGCTGCACGATGAAATCCAGTCGCAGCTGGCCCGGCGCGGCTATTACCGGGTGCGCTACACCTTGCATGCCCCTGGCGCTTCGCTACGCCTGCTGGAGGCCGGGGAAGCCTACAGGCAACACAATCGCCAACTGCTGCGCGGCTACCTGAGCGTGCTCGACGACCCGCCCGAAGACGCTAGCGACGCAGATGCCAGCGACCTGGAATCACGCAACAGCCGCCTGCAACTGGCTCTGAAGCTCAACCAGCGTGCCCAGCAAGAACAACTTGAACACCTGGAGCGGGTGCGTGGCCAGCAAGACCTGATCCTGCGCCTGGCCCGCCAGCGCTACAGCGCGGAGAACTCGCTGCTCGAAGCCGCCGAACTGATTACCCAGAGCGCCTGCGAAATCTACAAGGTCGACAGCGCCAGCATCTGGCACCTGGAAGACCAGCGCCTGGAGCCGATCAGCGCCTGGTACCGGCACGAACAGGAACACCGCCTGCCCGAAGCCATCGATGCCAGCCGCTTTCCCGATTACCTCGACGCCCTGCACGCCAGCCGCGCCATCGACGCGCATAACGCCAGCCACGACCCGCGCACCCGCGCCCTGACCCAAAGCCTGCGCCCCGACAACAAAGCCATGCTCGATGCCAGCGTGCGTGTCGATGGCCAGGTCATCGGCGTGTTGTGCCTGGAACAGAGCGGCCAGCCGCGGGCCTGGCAGTCCGACGAAATCGCGTTTGCCGGTGAGCTGGCCGACCAGTTCGCCCAGGTCATCACCAACCACAACCGGCGCACCGCGGCCAGCGCCCTGCACCTGTTCCAGCGCGCGGTAGAACAGAGTGCCAGTGCCTTCCTGCTGGTCAACCGCGATGGCGTGGTGGAATACGTCAACCCAAGCTTTACGGCGATCACCCAGTACAGCACCGACGAAGTCCAAGGCCGCCAACTGGCCGAACTGCCGGCGCTGGAAAACCTCAGCGAGCTGCTGTTCGATTCGCCTTCGAGCCTGGCCATGGGCAACAGCTGGCAGGGCGAATTCAAGAGCCGACGCAAAAACCTCGAGCCTTACTGGGGCCAGCTGTCGATTTCCAAGGTGTACGGCGATAACCGTGAGCTGACCCACTACATCGGTATCTACGAGGATGTCACCCAGACCAAGCTGGCCCAGCAGCGCATCGAGCGCCTGGCCTACACCGACAACCTGACCAACCTGGGCAACCGCCCGGCGTTCATCCGCAGCCTCGACGAACGCTTTGCCCGCAACGACGAAAACTCGATGTGCCTGCTGCTGGTGGACATCGACAATTTCAAACGCATCAACGACAGCCTCGGCCACCAGACCGGCGACAAGCTGCTGGTGAGCCTGGCCCGCCGCCTGCGCAACAGCCTGAGCGCCGGTGGCATCCTGGCGCGTTTTGCCAGCAACGAGTTTGCCGTGCTGCTCGACGATACCCGCCTGGAAGACGGCCAGGGCGTCGCCTTGCAATTGCTGCGCACCCTCGACAAACCGATGTTCGTCGACAACCAGCTGATCAACGTCACCGCCTCGGTGGGCCTTGCCTGCGCGCCGCTGCACGGCATCGACCCGGCGAGCCTGATGAAAAACGCAGGCCTTGCCCTGCACAAGGCCAAGGCCAACGGCAAGCACCAGGTGCAGGTGTTTACCGAAGTGCTCAATGCCGAAGCCAGTTACAAGCTGTTCGTTGAAAACAACCTGCGCCGCGCCCTGACCCAGAACGAGTTGGAGGTGTTCTACCAGCCCAAGCTGTGCCTGCGCAGCGGCCGCCTGCTGGGGCTGGAAGCGCTGCTGCGCTGGAACCACCCCGAGCGCGGCATGATCCGCCCGGACCAGTTCATCAGCGTGGCCGAGGAAACCGGCCTGATCATCCCCATCGGCAAGTGGGTGGTGCGCCAGTCGTGCCGCATGAGCCAGCAGTTGCGCGAGGCCGGCATGGGCAACCTGCACGTGGCCATCAACCTGTCGCCCAAGCAGTTTTCCGACCCAGACCTTGTGGCCTCGATCAGCTCGATCCTCAAGGAAGAGGCGCTGCCGCCGCACCTGCTGGAACTGGAGCTGACCGAAGGCCTGCTGCTGGAAGCGACCGAAGACACCCACCGCCAACTCGACGAACTCAAGGCCCTGGGCCTGACCCTGGCGATGGACGATTTCGGCACGGGCTATTCGTCGTTGAGCTACCTGAAGAAGTTTCCGATCGACATCATCAAGATCGACCGCAGCTTCATCAACGAAATCCCGGACAACCAGGACGACATGGAAATCACCTCGGCGGTGGTGGCCATGGCCCACAACCTCAAGCTCAAGGTTGTGGCTGAAGGGATCGAGACCCCGGCGCAGCTGGCGTTTCTGCGCAGGCACCGGTGCGATGTGGGCCAGGGGTATCTGTTTGATCGGCCGATTCCCGGGCGTGAGCTGGCCGAACGATTGAAGCGTTATCCGCGCGGTCCAATGGCCTGA
- a CDS encoding glutathione S-transferase → MATMTLFHSPLSPFVRKVMVVLHETGQLDRVTLQPVNISPVSGDEQLNQDNPIGKIPALRLDDGTVLHDSRVICEYLDLQHVGLPLLPREGSARWRRMTLASQADAIMDAAVLSRYESFLRPEDKRWQGWLEAQGDKIRRSLANLEQEHLAELISGFDLAAIGVACALGYLDLRQPEFGWRERQPGLAAWYAEVIKRPSMVATAPVA, encoded by the coding sequence ATGGCCACGATGACCCTGTTCCACTCGCCGCTGTCGCCCTTCGTGCGCAAGGTCATGGTGGTGCTGCACGAGACCGGCCAGCTTGACCGCGTCACCCTGCAGCCGGTGAACATCAGCCCGGTGAGCGGCGATGAGCAGCTCAACCAGGACAACCCGATCGGCAAGATCCCGGCCCTGCGCCTGGACGACGGCACGGTGCTGCACGACAGCCGGGTGATCTGCGAATACCTCGACCTGCAACACGTCGGCCTGCCATTGCTGCCGCGTGAAGGCTCGGCGCGCTGGCGGCGCATGACCTTGGCGTCGCAGGCCGATGCGATCATGGATGCGGCAGTGTTGAGCCGCTATGAGAGCTTCCTGCGGCCTGAAGACAAGCGCTGGCAAGGTTGGCTTGAGGCGCAAGGTGACAAGATCCGCCGCAGCCTGGCCAACCTGGAGCAGGAGCACCTGGCGGAGCTGATCTCGGGCTTTGATCTGGCGGCGATTGGCGTGGCGTGCGCGCTGGGGTACCTGGATTTGCGTCAGCCTGAGTTTGGCTGGCGTGAGCGCCAGCCTGGGTTGGCGGCCTGGTATGCCGAGGTGATCAAGCGGCCGTCGATGGTGGCTACAGCTCCAGTGGCCTGA
- the msrA gene encoding peptide-methionine (S)-S-oxide reductase MsrA: MVLRSEILVNKNVLPTAEQALPGRETPMSLPEFHYVFKDTPLLGPFFEGAIDFAIFGLGCFWGAERRFWQREGVVSTVVGYAGGSTPNPTYEEVCSGLTGHTEVVLVVFDKDKVSYRELLAMFWELHNPTQGMRQGNDVGTQYRSAIYCTSPEQLEQAKTSRDAFQAELNKAGFGAITTEIDQAPTVYFAEAYHQQYLAKNPDGYCGIGGTGVCLPPSLQGN, encoded by the coding sequence ATGGTCCTGCGTTCGGAAATCCTGGTGAACAAAAACGTCCTGCCAACCGCGGAACAGGCCCTGCCTGGCCGCGAAACGCCAATGTCTCTGCCTGAATTTCACTACGTCTTCAAAGACACGCCCCTGCTCGGCCCGTTCTTCGAAGGTGCCATCGACTTCGCCATCTTCGGCCTGGGCTGCTTCTGGGGCGCCGAGCGCCGTTTCTGGCAGCGTGAGGGCGTGGTCAGCACCGTGGTCGGCTATGCCGGCGGCTCCACCCCCAACCCCACTTACGAAGAAGTCTGCTCGGGCCTGACCGGCCACACCGAAGTGGTGCTGGTGGTGTTCGACAAAGACAAGGTCAGCTACCGCGAGCTGCTGGCGATGTTCTGGGAACTGCACAACCCGACCCAGGGCATGCGCCAGGGCAACGACGTCGGCACCCAGTACCGCTCGGCCATCTACTGCACCAGCCCCGAGCAGCTTGAACAAGCCAAGACCAGCCGCGATGCCTTCCAGGCCGAACTGAACAAGGCCGGTTTCGGCGCGATTACCACCGAGATCGACCAGGCACCAACCGTTTACTTCGCCGAGGCCTACCACCAGCAGTACCTGGCCAAGAACCCGGACGGCTACTGCGGTATCGGCGGTACCGGTGTATGCCTGCCACCCAGCCTGCAGGGCAACTGA
- the aceF gene encoding dihydrolipoyllysine-residue acetyltransferase — translation MSELIRVPDIGSGEGEIIELFVKVGDRIEADQSLLTLESDKASMEIPAPKAGIVKELKVKLGDRLKEGDELLVLEVEGAAAAPEAPAAPAAAPAAAEKPAAEAAPAPAAAPAAASVQDIHVPDIGSSGKAKIIEVLVKVGDTVEADQSLITLESDKASMEIPSPAAGVVEEVLCKLEDEVGTGDLIFKLKVAGAAPAAAPAPAAAAPAKAEAAAPAAAAPAAAPAPVATAPAAGNNAKVHAGPAVRQLAREFGVELGAVAATGPHGRILKEDVQVYVKAMMQKASGAPAAAGATGGAGIPPIPAVDFSKFGEVEEVALTRLMQVGAANLHRSWLNVPHVTQFDNADITELEAFRVAQKAVAEKAGVKLTVLPLLLKASAFLLKEMPDFNSSLAPSGKAIIRKKYVNIGFAVDTPDGLLVPVIKNVDQKSLLQLAAEAAALAEKARTKKLSADDMQGACFTISSLGHIGGTGFTPIVNAPEVAILGVSKATMQPVWDGKAFQPKLMLPLSLSYDHRVINGAAAARFTKRLGDVLADIRTLLL, via the coding sequence GTGAGCGAACTCATTCGCGTACCTGACATCGGCAGCGGTGAAGGTGAAATCATCGAGCTGTTCGTCAAGGTCGGTGACCGTATCGAGGCTGACCAGAGCCTGCTGACCCTGGAGTCCGACAAGGCCTCCATGGAGATCCCGGCCCCCAAGGCCGGCATCGTCAAGGAACTGAAGGTCAAGCTGGGCGATCGCCTGAAAGAAGGCGACGAGCTGCTGGTGCTGGAAGTCGAGGGCGCCGCTGCGGCGCCTGAGGCTCCGGCCGCCCCTGCCGCTGCTCCGGCTGCCGCTGAAAAGCCGGCTGCCGAAGCGGCCCCTGCGCCGGCTGCAGCCCCTGCTGCCGCCAGCGTGCAGGACATCCACGTGCCGGACATCGGCTCGTCGGGCAAGGCCAAGATCATCGAAGTGCTGGTCAAGGTCGGCGACACCGTCGAAGCCGACCAGTCGCTGATCACCCTGGAGTCCGACAAGGCCTCCATGGAGATTCCATCGCCTGCTGCTGGCGTGGTCGAAGAAGTCCTGTGCAAGCTGGAAGATGAAGTCGGCACTGGCGACCTGATCTTCAAGCTGAAAGTGGCTGGCGCCGCTCCGGCTGCCGCTCCGGCTCCTGCCGCTGCTGCACCGGCCAAGGCTGAAGCTGCCGCGCCTGCCGCTGCCGCCCCAGCCGCTGCCCCTGCTCCGGTCGCTACCGCACCGGCTGCCGGCAACAACGCCAAGGTTCACGCAGGCCCAGCCGTTCGTCAGCTGGCCCGTGAATTCGGTGTCGAGCTGGGCGCTGTCGCGGCCACCGGCCCGCACGGCCGCATCCTGAAAGAAGACGTGCAGGTTTACGTCAAGGCCATGATGCAGAAGGCATCGGGCGCGCCAGCAGCCGCTGGCGCAACCGGCGGCGCTGGCATTCCGCCAATCCCTGCCGTGGACTTCAGCAAGTTCGGTGAAGTGGAAGAAGTGGCCCTGACCCGCCTGATGCAGGTTGGTGCCGCCAACCTGCACCGCAGCTGGCTGAACGTGCCGCACGTAACCCAGTTCGACAACGCCGACATCACCGAGCTGGAGGCCTTCCGCGTAGCGCAGAAAGCCGTGGCCGAGAAGGCTGGGGTCAAGCTGACCGTGCTGCCGCTGCTGCTCAAGGCCAGCGCCTTCCTGCTCAAGGAAATGCCTGACTTCAACAGCTCGCTGGCGCCAAGCGGCAAGGCCATCATCCGCAAGAAGTACGTGAACATCGGCTTTGCCGTGGACACCCCGGATGGCCTGCTGGTCCCTGTGATCAAGAACGTCGACCAGAAGAGCCTGCTGCAACTGGCTGCCGAAGCCGCTGCACTGGCCGAGAAGGCGCGCACCAAAAAGCTGTCGGCCGACGACATGCAAGGCGCCTGCTTCACCATCTCCAGCCTCGGTCACATTGGCGGCACCGGCTTCACGCCGATCGTCAACGCGCCTGAAGTGGCGATCCTCGGCGTTTCGAAGGCAACCATGCAGCCGGTCTGGGATGGCAAGGCCTTCCAGCCGAAGCTGATGCTGCCGCTGTCGCTGTCCTACGATCACCGTGTGATCAACGGCGCTGCCGCCGCGCGCTTCACCAAGCGCCTGGGCGACGTGCTGGCGGATATCCGCACCCTGCTGCTGTAA